The Synechocystis sp. PCC 7509 genome includes a window with the following:
- a CDS encoding YraN family protein codes for MANDRSSHYPDIGVLGEDFIAQWLQSNGWKILHRRWRCPWGEIDLIANTCDSLAFVEVKTRSAGSWDAGGLLAITPQKQAKLWKAANYFLATYPEFGDYGCSFDVALVYCEKTAPDLKYNLSLKEYIPAAF; via the coding sequence ATGGCAAACGATCGCTCATCTCATTATCCCGATATCGGTGTTTTAGGAGAAGATTTTATTGCTCAATGGTTACAATCTAACGGTTGGAAAATTTTACATCGTCGTTGGCGCTGCCCGTGGGGCGAAATAGACTTAATTGCTAATACTTGCGATTCTTTAGCCTTTGTCGAAGTCAAAACGCGCAGTGCTGGAAGTTGGGATGCGGGAGGATTGCTGGCAATTACGCCTCAAAAACAAGCAAAACTCTGGAAAGCTGCAAATTACTTTTTGGCTACCTATCCAGAGTTTGGCGATTATGGTTGTAGCTTTGATGTGGCGCTAGTTTATTGTGAAAAAACTGCGCCTGATTTAAAATACAATTTGTCTTTAAAAGAATACATACCCGCCGCTTTTTAA
- a CDS encoding pentapeptide repeat-containing protein, which yields MNSTTVLHKRILSSVLCLLAVLVSVSIWAFPAFALDYNRENLLGRDFSGQVLTDASFTKANLRNSNLSHSDLTGVSFFAANLESANLEGANLTNATLDAARIIKTNLTNAVLTGAFAANAKFDGAIIDGADFTDVLLRQDEQDKLCKVAQGTNPTTGKQTRETLMCR from the coding sequence ATGAATTCTACAACTGTGCTACACAAGCGGATTTTGAGCAGCGTACTATGTTTATTAGCAGTGCTAGTAAGTGTAAGTATTTGGGCTTTCCCAGCTTTTGCTCTTGACTATAACAGAGAAAACTTGCTTGGTCGGGATTTTTCGGGGCAAGTATTAACAGATGCTAGTTTTACCAAAGCCAATTTACGCAATAGCAATCTCAGCCACAGCGATTTGACAGGTGTAAGTTTTTTTGCGGCTAACTTAGAGTCGGCAAATTTAGAAGGCGCAAATCTAACTAATGCCACCTTAGATGCAGCCCGAATTATTAAAACTAATTTAACTAATGCCGTTTTAACGGGGGCTTTTGCTGCTAATGCTAAGTTTGATGGCGCAATTATTGACGGAGCGGATTTTACTGATGTATTGCTTCGCCAAGATGAGCAAGACAAATTATGTAAAGTTGCTCAAGGTACGAATCCCACCACCGGGAAACAAACCCGCGAAACCTTGATGTGTAGATAA